The following proteins are co-located in the Pseudomonas antarctica genome:
- the tusD gene encoding sulfurtransferase complex subunit TusD: MKFAIALFSAAHAPSSRRALLFAQAALAGGHEIVRLFFYQDGVYSASTNIVAPQDEQDIARQWREFVSAHQLDGVVCIAAALRRGVLNKEEATRYQRSAVNLDAPWALSGLGQLHDAAQAADRLICFGGP, from the coding sequence ATGAAGTTTGCGATTGCTTTGTTTTCCGCCGCCCATGCGCCCTCCTCGCGCCGCGCCTTGCTGTTCGCACAGGCAGCGCTTGCCGGCGGGCACGAAATTGTGCGGCTGTTTTTTTATCAGGACGGGGTGTACAGCGCCTCCACTAACATCGTTGCGCCCCAGGATGAGCAAGATATCGCCCGGCAATGGCGCGAGTTCGTCAGCGCGCACCAGCTCGACGGCGTGGTGTGCATCGCCGCTGCCTTGCGCCGTGGCGTGTTGAATAAGGAAGAAGCCACGCGCTATCAACGCAGCGCAGTGAACCTCGACGCGCCGTGGGCGCTGTCGGGCCTTGGGCAGCTGCATGACGCCGCCCAGGCCGCTGACCGCCTGATCTGCTTTGGAGGGCCATGA
- the tusC gene encoding sulfurtransferase complex subunit TusC encodes MSKSLLVISRQAPWSGPSAREALDIVLAGGAFDLPIGLLFMDDGVFQLAPHQDAKAVQQKDLGANLQALGLFGIDDVFACSHSLAERGLAPPASAQALGSEQISQLIDRYDQVITL; translated from the coding sequence ATGTCCAAATCCTTATTGGTGATCAGCCGCCAGGCACCGTGGTCGGGGCCGAGCGCGCGCGAAGCCCTGGATATCGTGCTGGCCGGCGGTGCATTTGATCTGCCGATCGGCCTGCTGTTTATGGATGACGGGGTGTTTCAGCTGGCGCCACACCAGGACGCCAAGGCCGTGCAGCAAAAAGACCTCGGCGCCAACTTGCAGGCGTTGGGCCTGTTCGGTATCGATGACGTATTCGCCTGCAGCCACAGCCTGGCCGAGCGCGGGCTCGCGCCCCCCGCCAGTGCTCAAGCGCTGGGCAGCGAACAGATTTCCCAACTGATTGACCGTTACGACCAGGTGATTACCCTCTGA
- the tusB gene encoding sulfurtransferase complex subunit TusB — MSTLHVVSHSPFTDSRLASCLRVCGPEDAILLCGDGAYGLHNPALQTKGVKVFVLAEDMQARNLPLPDWADSVDYPGFVQLSIDYDKVNTWL; from the coding sequence ATGTCGACTTTACATGTGGTGTCCCACTCCCCGTTTACCGATAGCCGCCTCGCCAGTTGCCTGCGCGTTTGCGGCCCCGAGGACGCGATCCTGCTGTGCGGCGATGGCGCCTACGGGCTGCACAATCCGGCCCTGCAGACCAAGGGTGTGAAGGTCTTTGTGCTGGCCGAAGACATGCAGGCGCGCAACCTGCCCCTGCCAGACTGGGCCGACAGCGTGGACTATCCAGGTTTCGTGCAGTTGTCGATCGACTACGACAAGGTCAACACCTGGCTATGA
- a CDS encoding TusE/DsrC/DsvC family sulfur relay protein, translating into MNTLTVGSRTLELDKDGYLVDLSQWSTDVANALAAAEPLELTADHWEILELLRGFYAEFQLSPATRPLIKYTALKLGPEKGNSLHLNKLFNGTPAKLAAKLAGLPRPTNCL; encoded by the coding sequence ATGAACACCCTGACCGTAGGTTCGCGCACCCTCGAACTGGACAAGGACGGCTATCTCGTCGACCTGAGTCAATGGTCCACCGACGTGGCCAACGCCCTTGCCGCCGCCGAACCCCTGGAGTTGACCGCGGACCATTGGGAAATCCTCGAACTGCTGCGTGGCTTCTACGCCGAATTCCAGTTGTCCCCCGCCACGCGCCCGCTGATCAAGTACACCGCCTTGAAGCTGGGCCCGGAAAAGGGCAACAGCCTGCACCTCAACAAACTGTTCAACGGCACTCCCGCCAAACTCGCCGCCAAGCTGGCGGGCCTGCCCAGGCCGACGAATTGCTTATGA
- a CDS encoding glycosyl transferase family protein, translated as MTDFAPLTLETPAEHPFAQFVRILGKGKRGARNLTREEAREAMGMLLDEEVEDTQLGAFLMLLRHKEESPEELAGFTEAVRERLNAPALNVDIDWPTYAGKKRHLPWYLLAAKCLAQNGVRILMHGGGAHTAGRLYTEQLLEGLHIPLCRNWQQVESAFEHGNLAFIPLGDWAPQLQRMIDLRNTLGLRSPIHSLARLLNPLNARCGLQSIFHPGYQGVHRDASGLLGDNVIVVKGDGGEVEINPDTLSHLYGTTGGESWDEEWPALSAQRHVKPATLEPEQLKALWRGDVEDSYPQLALIATMALALRGLGHPRVQAFELAQQYWDARDKSI; from the coding sequence ATGACCGACTTTGCCCCGCTGACCCTTGAAACCCCTGCCGAACACCCGTTTGCGCAGTTCGTGCGCATCCTGGGCAAAGGCAAGCGCGGCGCGCGCAACCTCACCCGCGAAGAAGCCCGTGAGGCCATGGGCATGCTGCTCGACGAAGAAGTCGAAGACACCCAGCTCGGCGCCTTCCTGATGTTGCTACGGCACAAGGAAGAAAGCCCGGAAGAACTCGCCGGATTCACCGAAGCGGTACGCGAACGCCTGAATGCGCCGGCGCTGAACGTGGATATCGATTGGCCCACCTACGCCGGGAAAAAACGCCACCTGCCGTGGTATTTGCTGGCGGCCAAATGCCTGGCGCAGAACGGCGTGCGCATCCTGATGCACGGCGGCGGCGCTCACACCGCTGGCCGGTTGTACACCGAGCAATTGCTGGAAGGCCTACACATCCCGTTGTGCCGCAATTGGCAGCAGGTTGAAAGCGCGTTCGAACACGGCAACCTGGCGTTTATCCCGCTGGGTGACTGGGCGCCGCAACTGCAACGCATGATTGATCTGCGTAACACCCTGGGCCTGCGCTCGCCGATCCATTCCCTGGCGCGCCTGCTCAACCCGCTGAATGCACGCTGCGGCCTGCAAAGTATTTTCCACCCCGGTTACCAGGGCGTGCACCGTGACGCCAGCGGCCTGCTCGGCGACAACGTGATTGTGGTCAAGGGTGACGGCGGCGAGGTCGAGATCAACCCCGACACCCTGAGCCACCTGTACGGCACCACCGGCGGCGAAAGCTGGGACGAAGAGTGGCCCGCCCTCTCCGCTCAGCGCCACGTCAAACCCGCGACCCTGGAACCCGAGCAGTTGAAAGCGCTGTGGCGCGGCGATGTCGAGGACAGCTATCCGCAACTGGCCCTGATCGCCACCATGGCCCTGGCCTTGCGCGGCCTCGGCCACCCACGGGTGCAAGCCTTCGAACTGGCCCAGCAATACTGGGACGCGCGGGACAAATCGATTTAA
- a CDS encoding glutathione S-transferase family protein, translating into MGLLIEGHWKDQWYESSADGAFQREQAQRRNWVTADGEPGPSGEGGFQAQAGRYHLYVSLACPWAHRTLILRKLKGLESLIDVSVVSWLMLENGWTFDKAHGSSGDKLDDFQFMHQRYTADTANYTGRVTVPVLWDKKLKRIVSNESAEIIRMFNSAFNELTGNTLDFYPEALRPSIDALNERIYAAVNNGVYRAGFATSQKAYESAFDDVFAELDHLERHLDAHRYLAGEYLTEADVRLFTTLIRFDAVYYSHFKCNLRRIADYPNLSNWLREIYQWPGVAETVDFSHIKGHYYASHPTINPTGIVPKGPLQTFDAGHDRKRLSGKGVQG; encoded by the coding sequence ATGGGTTTGCTGATCGAAGGACATTGGAAAGACCAGTGGTACGAAAGTAGTGCAGACGGCGCTTTCCAGCGCGAGCAGGCGCAACGGCGTAACTGGGTGACAGCCGACGGCGAGCCTGGCCCCAGTGGCGAGGGCGGCTTCCAGGCGCAGGCCGGTCGCTATCATCTGTATGTTTCCCTCGCCTGCCCGTGGGCCCACCGCACCTTGATCCTGCGCAAGCTCAAGGGCCTGGAAAGCTTGATCGACGTTTCCGTCGTCAGTTGGCTGATGCTGGAAAACGGCTGGACCTTCGACAAGGCCCATGGCTCCAGCGGCGACAAACTCGACGACTTCCAATTCATGCACCAGCGCTACACCGCTGACACCGCCAACTACACCGGCCGCGTCACCGTACCGGTGCTGTGGGACAAAAAGCTCAAGCGCATCGTGAGCAATGAATCCGCGGAGATCATCCGCATGTTTAACAGCGCCTTCAACGAACTGACCGGCAACACGCTGGACTTCTACCCCGAGGCGCTACGCCCGAGCATCGACGCGCTGAACGAACGCATCTACGCCGCCGTGAACAATGGCGTATACCGCGCAGGCTTCGCCACCTCGCAAAAGGCCTATGAAAGCGCGTTTGATGATGTGTTTGCCGAGCTGGATCACCTGGAGCGGCACTTGGACGCGCACCGTTACCTGGCCGGTGAATACCTGACCGAAGCCGATGTGCGGCTGTTCACCACGCTGATTCGTTTTGATGCGGTGTATTACAGCCACTTCAAATGCAACCTGCGGCGGATTGCCGATTATCCGAACTTGTCGAATTGGCTGAGGGAGATTTATCAGTGGCCAGGCGTGGCCGAGACGGTGGATTTTTCGCACATCAAGGGGCATTACTATGCGAGCCACCCGACGATCAATCCGACGGGGATTGTGCCGAAGGGGCCGTTACAAACCTTTGATGCCGGGCATGACAGGAAGCGGCTAAGTGGCAAAGGCGTCCAGGGCTGA
- the cysG gene encoding siroheme synthase CysG, translated as MEFLPLFHNLRGSRVLVVGGGEIALRKSRLLADAGALLRVVAPQIEDQLRELVLGSGGELILRGYQEPDLEGCTLIIAATDDEPLNAQVSSDAKRRCVPVNVVDAPALCSVIFPAIVDRSPLVIAVSSGGDAPVLARLIRAKLETWIPSTYGQLAGLAARFRAQVKGLYPDVQQRRAFWEEVFQGPIADRQLAGQGAEAERLLIEKVNGAPPYAPGEVYLVGAGPGDPDLLTFRALRLMQQADVVLYDRLVAPAILELCRRDAERIYVGKRRADHAVPQDQINQQLVDLAKQGKRVLRLKGGDPFIFGRGGEEIEELAAHGIPFQVVPGITAASGCAAYAGIPLTHRDYAQSVRFITGHLKNGTSDLPWRDLVGPSQTLVFYMGLIGLPIICEQLIKHGRAADTPAALIQQGTTSNQRVFTGTLADLPRMVAEHEVHAPTLVIVGEVVVLREKLKWFEGAQSQV; from the coding sequence ATGGAATTTCTGCCGCTGTTTCATAACCTGCGCGGCAGTCGTGTGTTGGTCGTCGGTGGCGGGGAGATTGCGTTGCGCAAATCCCGGCTGCTGGCCGACGCCGGTGCGTTGCTGCGGGTGGTTGCTCCCCAGATCGAAGACCAGTTGCGTGAACTGGTACTGGGCAGTGGCGGGGAACTGATTTTACGCGGTTATCAGGAGCCCGACCTTGAGGGTTGCACCCTGATTATCGCCGCGACCGACGACGAGCCGCTGAACGCGCAAGTGTCCAGTGATGCCAAGCGTCGCTGCGTGCCGGTCAATGTGGTGGACGCGCCAGCCTTGTGCAGCGTGATCTTCCCGGCAATTGTCGACCGTTCGCCCTTGGTGATTGCCGTGTCCAGCGGCGGCGATGCGCCGGTGCTGGCGCGCTTGATCCGGGCCAAGCTGGAAACCTGGATTCCTTCCACTTACGGCCAGTTGGCCGGGTTGGCGGCGCGTTTTCGTGCCCAGGTCAAAGGTTTGTACCCGGACGTTCAGCAGCGTCGTGCGTTTTGGGAAGAGGTTTTCCAAGGCCCGATCGCCGACCGTCAGTTGGCCGGGCAGGGCGCTGAAGCTGAGCGCTTGTTGATCGAGAAGGTTAACGGCGCGCCACCGTACGCGCCCGGCGAAGTCTATTTGGTGGGCGCAGGCCCGGGTGATCCGGACCTGCTGACCTTCCGCGCCCTGCGCCTGATGCAGCAAGCCGACGTGGTGCTGTATGACCGTTTGGTTGCTCCGGCGATTCTTGAACTGTGCCGCCGGGATGCCGAGCGTATTTACGTCGGCAAGCGTCGCGCCGACCATGCCGTGCCGCAAGACCAGATCAACCAGCAATTGGTGGATCTGGCCAAGCAAGGCAAGCGTGTGCTGCGTCTAAAAGGTGGCGATCCGTTCATCTTTGGCCGTGGTGGCGAAGAGATCGAGGAATTGGCGGCCCATGGCATTCCGTTCCAGGTAGTGCCGGGAATCACTGCCGCCAGTGGTTGCGCGGCCTATGCCGGGATTCCGCTGACGCACCGTGACTATGCCCAGTCGGTACGTTTTATCACCGGGCATTTGAAGAACGGGACGTCAGACCTGCCTTGGCGGGATCTGGTGGGGCCGTCGCAGACCTTGGTGTTCTACATGGGTTTGATTGGCTTGCCGATCATCTGCGAACAACTGATCAAGCACGGTCGCGCAGCGGATACCCCGGCGGCGTTGATCCAGCAGGGCACCACGTCCAATCAGCGCGTGTTTACCGGCACCCTGGCGGACTTGCCGCGCATGGTGGCGGAGCATGAAGTGCATGCGCCGACCTTGGTCATCGTCGGTGAAGTGGTGGTGTTGCGCGAGAAACTGAAGTGGTTTGAAGGGGCGCAATCCCAGGTTTGA
- the serS gene encoding serine--tRNA ligase: MLDSKLLRSNLQDVADRLASRGFALDVARIEALEEQRKTVQTRTEALQAERNARSKSIGQAKQRGEDIAPLMADVERMGTELSDGKVELEGIQSELDSILLGIPNLPHESVPVGEDEDGNVEVRRWGTPKTFDFEIKDHVALGELTGGLDFETAAKMSGARFALLRGPIARMHRALAQFMINLHTGEHGYEEAYTPYLVQAPALMGTSQLPKFEEDLFKISRDGEADLYLIPTAEVSLTNIVAGEILDAKQLPIKFVAHSPCFRSEAGASGRDTRGMIRQHQFDKVEMVQVVEPSTSMEALEGLTANAERVLQLLELPYRVLALCTGDMGFSAVKTYDLEVWVPSQDKYREISSCSNCGDFQARRMQARFRNPETGKPELVHTLNGSGLAVGRTLVAVLENYQQADGSIRVPEVLKPYMAGVEVIG; encoded by the coding sequence ATGCTCGATTCCAAACTGTTACGTAGCAACCTTCAGGACGTAGCGGACCGCCTGGCATCCCGTGGCTTTGCCTTGGATGTTGCGCGCATCGAAGCGCTGGAAGAACAGCGCAAGACCGTCCAGACCCGCACCGAAGCACTGCAGGCTGAGCGTAATGCGCGTTCCAAATCCATCGGTCAGGCCAAGCAGCGCGGCGAAGACATTGCGCCGTTGATGGCGGACGTCGAGCGCATGGGCACCGAGCTGTCCGACGGCAAAGTCGAGCTGGAAGGCATTCAGAGCGAGCTGGACTCGATCCTGCTGGGCATTCCCAACCTGCCGCACGAGTCGGTACCGGTTGGCGAAGACGAAGACGGTAACGTCGAAGTGCGCCGCTGGGGCACGCCAAAAACGTTTGATTTCGAGATCAAGGATCACGTCGCCCTGGGCGAATTGACCGGTGGCCTGGATTTCGAAACCGCCGCCAAGATGTCCGGCGCGCGCTTTGCCTTGCTGCGCGGTCCGATTGCACGCATGCACCGTGCCCTGGCGCAGTTCATGATCAACCTGCACACCGGCGAACACGGCTACGAAGAAGCCTACACCCCGTACCTGGTGCAGGCGCCGGCGTTGATGGGCACCAGCCAGTTGCCGAAATTCGAAGAAGACCTGTTCAAGATCAGCCGTGATGGCGAAGCCGATCTGTACCTGATCCCGACGGCCGAAGTGTCGCTGACCAACATCGTGGCCGGCGAGATCCTCGACGCCAAGCAGCTGCCGATCAAGTTCGTCGCCCACAGCCCATGCTTCCGCAGTGAAGCCGGCGCGTCGGGGCGCGACACCCGCGGCATGATCCGCCAGCACCAGTTCGACAAGGTCGAGATGGTGCAAGTGGTTGAGCCATCGACCTCCATGGAAGCCCTGGAAGGCCTGACCGCCAACGCCGAGCGCGTCCTGCAACTGCTTGAGCTGCCTTACCGCGTGTTGGCGCTGTGCACCGGCGACATGGGCTTCAGCGCCGTGAAGACCTACGACCTTGAAGTGTGGGTGCCGAGCCAGGACAAATACCGCGAAATTTCGTCGTGCTCCAACTGCGGTGATTTCCAGGCCCGTCGCATGCAAGCGCGTTTCCGTAACCCGGAAACCGGCAAGCCGGAACTGGTGCACACCCTCAACGGTTCGGGCCTGGCGGTAGGCCGCACGCTGGTAGCCGTGCTGGAAAACTACCAGCAGGCTGACGGTTCGATCCGTGTACCTGAGGTGCTCAAGCCTTACATGGCGGGCGTTGAGGTCATCGGCTAA